In Fusobacterium sp. SYSU M8D902, one DNA window encodes the following:
- the hutX gene encoding heme utilization cystosolic carrier protein HutX — MREKIAELLAKDEKISLGKIAQELNVSLVDIYRNSPSVRKYPVEKREELFEILRGWDKVFLLVVTPNFVLEIKDKFPKGFYAHGFLNFHDNDSSIGGHLSVDKIKEIFLVEDIMFGRKSCSIKFYGEDEKEIFAIYVPRDEKKELIKEYLDCFYSLA, encoded by the coding sequence TGAGAGAGAAAATAGCAGAGTTATTAGCAAAGGATGAAAAAATTTCGTTAGGAAAGATAGCACAAGAGTTAAATGTATCTCTAGTTGATATTTATAGAAACTCACCAAGTGTTAGAAAGTATCCAGTAGAAAAGAGAGAAGAGTTATTTGAAATTTTAAGAGGTTGGGATAAGGTTTTCTTACTAGTAGTAACACCTAACTTTGTTTTAGAGATAAAGGATAAATTTCCAAAAGGGTTCTATGCTCATGGATTTCTAAATTTTCATGACAATGATTCATCAATAGGTGGACATTTAAGTGTAGATAAGATAAAAGAGATATTCTTAGTGGAAGATATTATGTTTGGTAGAAAAAGTTGTTCTATAAAATTCTATGGAGAGGATGAAAAAGAGATCTTTGCAATCTATGTTCCTAGAGATGAAAAGAAAGAGCTAATAAAAGAGTATTTAGACTGTTTTTACTCATTAGCATAA